The Platichthys flesus chromosome 10, fPlaFle2.1, whole genome shotgun sequence genome includes a window with the following:
- the LOC133961495 gene encoding uncharacterized protein C14orf132 has translation MDLSFMAAQIPVMTGAFMDSSPNDDYSGEHSLFNSSASVHAAALAGSVQGQQDESQSMSSDAIWLWIAIIATIGNIVVVGVVYAFTF, from the coding sequence ATCCCGGTTATGACCGGAGCTTTCATGGACTCCTCACCCAATGATGACTACAGCGGCGAACACTCTCTCTTCAACTCCTCGGCCAGCGTCCACGCCGCTGCCTTGGCTGGCTCCGTACAAGGTCAGCAGGATGAGTCGCAGTCCATGTCCAGCGACGCCATCTGGCTCTGGATCGCCATTATCGCCACTATTGGAAACATAGTGGTGGTGGGCGTTGTCTACGCCTTCACTTTCTGA